The DNA segment CATGGCGATACAAACGCGTTGGCGCATACCACCACTCAACTCATGAGGATATTGAGATAATCGTCTTTCCGGTGTTGAAAGGCCCATCTTCTTTAATAAGTCGATGGCGATAGCTCGTTCGTCATAATCCTCACCATATGCATTGGTACGATGGATAACCTCATACATTTGTTCCCCAATCGTCATGATTGGATTCAAAGATGTCATAGGGTCTTGGAATACCATGGCAACAGTAGTACCGCGGAGTTCATTCCAGTCATCTTCAGTAAATTCAAGGCAATCATTGCCATCAATCATAAATGTATCGGCTTTGATTTTTGTTTTGCCATATGGTAGCAATCCCATTAAGGAATTAACTAGTACAGATTTACCACAGCCTGATTCACCAACAATACCTAAAATCTCACCTGGTTGTAAGGAGATATCTTGATTGCGAATAACCCGTAAAGGGCCTTGGAAGGTATCGATGGTAATGGATACATTGCGCACATCAACAATTGCGTTATTCATTATCTATCTCCTTCCTTAGGGTCTAACACATTACGTAAGCCATCGCCAAGGAATGCGAAACCAAGCA comes from the Veillonella dispar genome and includes:
- a CDS encoding ABC transporter ATP-binding protein — its product is MNNAIVDVRNVSITIDTFQGPLRVIRNQDISLQPGEILGIVGESGCGKSVLVNSLMGLLPYGKTKIKADTFMIDGNDCLEFTEDDWNELRGTTVAMVFQDPMTSLNPIMTIGEQMYEVIHRTNAYGEDYDERAIAIDLLKKMGLSTPERRLSQYPHELSGGMRQRVCIAMAVAGRPKILICDEPTTALDITTEAQILRLMQTLAVEAGIGIIFISHNLRVIAQICDRVMVMYAGKCVESATVEGIFNEPRHPYTLGLLLALPQGKWHGELKAVEGQPPDLFDLPRGCAFNPRCKWAMRICGNRIPMVTNVGEGHQFTCWLAKLEGL